The following proteins are encoded in a genomic region of Kosakonia oryzae:
- the trpCF gene encoding bifunctional indole-3-glycerol-phosphate synthase TrpC/phosphoribosylanthranilate isomerase TrpF, with translation MQTVLAKIVADKAVWVAARKEQQPLASFQNDVVPSTRSFYDALQGTRTAFILECKKASPSKGVIRDDFDPARIAGVYKHHASAISVLTDEKYFQGSFDFLPIVSAIAPQPILCKDFIIDPYQIYLARHYQADACLLMLSVLDDEQYRQLAAVAHSLKMGVLTEVSNEEELQRAIALEAKVVGINNRDLRDLSIDLNRTRQLAPRLGKGVTVISESGINTYAQVRELSHFANGFLIGSALMSHDDLDAAVKRVLLGENKVCGLTRAEDARAAHEAGAIYGGLIFVASSPRAVSDEQAQAVMQGAPLQYVGVFRNAPVEDVVAKAQALALSAVQLHGSEDQAYIDALRAVLPAQTQIWKALSVSDTLPARNLQQVDKYLFDNGQGGSGQSFDWSLLAGEPLDNVLLAGGLSADNCVQAAKTGCAGLDFNSGVESEPGIKDASKLASVFRTLRAY, from the coding sequence ATGCAGACCGTTTTAGCGAAAATCGTCGCCGACAAAGCCGTATGGGTTGCGGCGCGTAAGGAGCAACAACCGCTAGCCAGTTTCCAGAACGACGTCGTGCCGAGTACGCGCAGCTTCTACGATGCCCTGCAAGGAACACGGACCGCCTTTATTCTGGAGTGCAAAAAAGCGTCGCCGTCCAAAGGCGTTATCCGTGACGATTTCGATCCGGCGCGCATCGCCGGCGTTTACAAACATCACGCTTCGGCGATTTCCGTCCTGACCGATGAGAAATATTTCCAGGGCAGTTTCGATTTTCTGCCCATCGTCAGCGCCATCGCGCCGCAGCCGATCCTGTGCAAAGATTTTATTATCGACCCGTATCAGATCTATCTGGCGCGTCACTACCAGGCCGATGCCTGCCTGTTGATGCTGTCAGTGCTGGATGACGAACAGTACCGCCAGCTTGCTGCCGTGGCGCACAGCCTGAAGATGGGCGTGCTGACTGAAGTAAGCAACGAAGAAGAGCTGCAACGCGCCATTGCGCTAGAAGCGAAAGTGGTTGGCATTAATAACCGCGATCTGCGTGATCTGTCGATTGATCTCAACCGTACCCGCCAGCTTGCGCCACGTCTGGGTAAAGGCGTCACGGTGATCAGCGAGTCCGGCATTAATACCTACGCCCAGGTTCGCGAACTGAGCCACTTTGCCAATGGTTTCCTGATCGGTTCGGCGCTGATGTCTCATGACGATCTGGATGCCGCCGTGAAACGCGTGCTGCTCGGCGAGAACAAAGTTTGCGGATTGACTCGCGCCGAAGATGCGCGCGCCGCCCATGAAGCGGGCGCGATTTACGGTGGATTGATTTTTGTCGCCTCCTCGCCGCGCGCCGTTTCCGATGAACAGGCGCAGGCAGTAATGCAGGGTGCGCCGCTGCAATATGTCGGCGTGTTCCGTAACGCCCCGGTTGAAGATGTGGTGGCGAAAGCGCAAGCGCTGGCACTCTCTGCGGTGCAGTTACACGGCAGCGAAGATCAGGCCTACATTGATGCTCTGCGCGCGGTACTGCCTGCGCAGACGCAAATCTGGAAAGCGCTGAGCGTCAGCGACACCCTGCCGGCGCGCAACTTACAGCAGGTCGATAAATATCTCTTCGACAACGGCCAGGGCGGCAGTGGCCAAAGCTTCGACTGGTCACTGCTGGCCGGTGAACCGCTCGATAATGTGCTGCTGGCTGGCGGCCTGAGCGCAGATAATTGTGTGCAGGCGGCGAAAACCGGCTGTGCCGGACTCGATTTTAATTCAGGCGTGGAGTCGGAACCGGGTATTAAAGATGCCAGCAAACTGGCTTCGGTTTTCCGTACACTGCGTGCTTATTAA
- the trpD gene encoding bifunctional anthranilate synthase glutamate amidotransferase component TrpG/anthranilate phosphoribosyltransferase TrpD, translating to MADILLLDNIDSFTYNLADQLRASGHNVVIYRNHVPAQTLIDRLATMQNPVLMLSPGPGAPSEAGCMPELLTRLRGKLPIIGICLGHQAIVEAYGGYVGQAGEILHGKASSIEHDGQAMFAGLSNPLPVARYHSLVGSNIPAGLTINAHFNGMVMAVRHDADRVCGFQFHPESILTTQGARLLEQTLAWALQKLEQSNTLQPILEKLYQAQTLSQQESHQLFSAVVRGELKPEQLAAALVSMKIRGEHPNEIAGAATALLENAAPFPRPDYPFADIVGTGGDGSNSINISTASAFVAAACGLKVAKHGNRSVSSRSGSSDLLAAFGINLDMNADKSRSALDELGVCFLFAPKYHTGFRHAMPVRQQLKTRTLFNVLGPLINPAHPPLALIGVYSPELVLPIAETLRVLGYQRAAVVHSGGMDEVSLHAPTLVAELNNGEIKSYQLSAEDFGLTPYHQEQLAGGTPEENRDILTRLLQGKGETAHEAAVAANVAMLMRLHGNEDLRANAQKVLDVLHSGAAYDKVTALAARG from the coding sequence ATGGCTGACATTCTGCTGCTCGATAATATCGACTCTTTTACTTACAACCTGGCGGATCAGCTGCGTGCAAGTGGACATAATGTGGTGATTTATCGCAACCATGTACCCGCACAAACCTTAATTGACCGTCTGGCAACGATGCAAAATCCGGTGCTGATGCTGTCACCGGGTCCGGGCGCGCCATCAGAAGCGGGCTGTATGCCGGAACTGTTAACGCGTCTGCGCGGCAAGTTGCCGATTATCGGTATCTGCCTTGGACACCAGGCGATTGTCGAGGCGTACGGCGGCTATGTCGGCCAGGCCGGTGAAATCCTGCACGGCAAAGCCTCCAGTATTGAACATGATGGTCAGGCGATGTTTGCCGGTTTAAGCAATCCACTGCCGGTGGCACGTTACCATTCGCTGGTTGGCAGCAATATTCCCGCCGGATTGACCATCAATGCGCATTTCAACGGTATGGTGATGGCGGTACGTCACGACGCGGATCGCGTCTGCGGCTTCCAGTTCCACCCGGAATCGATCCTCACCACGCAAGGCGCGCGTCTGCTGGAGCAGACGCTGGCCTGGGCGTTGCAGAAACTGGAGCAGAGCAACACGCTGCAACCGATTCTGGAGAAACTTTACCAGGCGCAAACCCTCAGCCAGCAAGAGAGCCACCAGCTCTTCTCGGCGGTGGTGCGCGGCGAGCTGAAGCCTGAACAACTGGCCGCAGCGCTGGTCAGTATGAAGATCCGCGGCGAGCACCCGAATGAAATTGCCGGTGCGGCTACGGCGCTGCTGGAAAATGCCGCCCCCTTCCCGCGCCCGGATTATCCGTTCGCGGATATCGTCGGCACCGGCGGCGATGGCAGCAACAGTATCAATATTTCCACCGCCAGCGCGTTTGTCGCTGCCGCGTGCGGGCTGAAGGTCGCTAAACACGGCAACCGCAGCGTTTCCAGCCGTTCAGGCTCATCCGATCTGCTGGCCGCATTTGGTATTAATCTGGATATGAATGCCGACAAATCGCGCAGCGCGCTGGATGAACTTGGCGTCTGCTTCCTGTTCGCGCCGAAATACCACACCGGTTTCCGCCACGCGATGCCGGTACGTCAGCAGTTGAAAACCCGCACCCTGTTTAACGTGCTGGGGCCGCTCATCAACCCGGCGCATCCGCCGCTGGCGTTGATTGGCGTTTACAGCCCGGAGCTGGTGCTGCCGATTGCGGAAACCCTGCGCGTTCTCGGTTATCAGCGTGCAGCCGTCGTGCATAGCGGCGGAATGGATGAAGTGTCATTACATGCGCCGACACTTGTTGCAGAGCTCAATAATGGTGAAATTAAAAGTTACCAGTTGAGTGCCGAAGACTTCGGCCTGACGCCTTATCATCAGGAACAGCTTGCGGGCGGCACGCCGGAAGAAAACCGTGACATTCTGACGCGCTTATTACAAGGTAAAGGCGAAACTGCTCATGAAGCCGCGGTGGCCGCCAACGTTGCGATGCTGATGCGTCTGCACGGCAACGAAGATTTACGGGCCAACGCGCAGAAAGTACTGGATGTGCTGCACAGCGGAGCAGCCTACGACAAAGTCACCGCACTTGCGGCAAGAGGATAA
- a CDS encoding anthranilate synthase component 1, which yields MQTQKPALELLTSNAAYRDNPTALFHQLCGDRPATLLLESADIDSKNDLKSLLLVDSALRITALGDTVTIKALTANGASLLNLLDAALPAGVENTVLTDGRELRFPSVSTLLDEDARLCSLSVFDAFRLLQTLVGVPADEREAMFFGGLFAYDLVAGFEDLPQLAHDRRCPDYCFYLAETLLVIDHQKKQTRIQASVFSQDASEKARLLERINVLRQQLDLPAEPLPVQTVAHMRCETNQSDEEYGAVVREMQKAIRSGEIFQVVPSRRFTLPCPSPLAAYEVLKKSNPSPYMFFMQDDDFALFGASPESSLKYDASNRQIEIYPIAGTRPRGRRPDGSLDRDLDSRIELDMRTDHKELSEHLMLVDLARNDLARICTPGSRYVADLTKVDRYSYVMHLVSRVVGELRQDLDVLHAYRACMNMGTLSGAPKVRAMQLIAQAEGARRGSYGGAVGYFTAHGDLDTCIVIRSAWVEDGIATVQAGAGVVLDSVPQSEADETRNKARAVLRAIATAHHAQETF from the coding sequence ATGCAAACGCAAAAACCAGCACTCGAACTTCTGACCAGCAACGCCGCATACCGCGACAATCCGACGGCGCTGTTCCACCAATTATGCGGCGATCGCCCGGCCACGTTGCTGCTGGAATCCGCCGATATCGACAGCAAGAATGATTTAAAAAGCCTGCTGCTGGTCGATAGCGCGCTGCGCATTACCGCGCTGGGTGACACTGTCACTATTAAGGCGCTCACCGCCAACGGCGCTTCCCTGCTAAATCTGCTCGATGCGGCGCTGCCCGCCGGGGTTGAAAACACCGTGCTGACGGATGGCCGCGAATTGCGTTTCCCGTCGGTCAGCACGCTACTGGATGAAGATGCCCGCCTGTGCTCGCTCTCGGTATTTGACGCTTTCCGACTGCTGCAAACGCTGGTGGGCGTCCCGGCAGATGAACGCGAAGCGATGTTTTTCGGCGGCTTGTTTGCCTATGACCTGGTCGCCGGTTTTGAAGATTTACCGCAGCTTGCCCACGATCGTCGCTGCCCGGATTACTGCTTCTATCTCGCGGAAACATTACTGGTGATCGACCACCAGAAAAAACAAACACGTATCCAGGCGAGCGTATTCAGCCAGGATGCCAGCGAAAAAGCACGCCTGCTTGAGCGTATTAATGTCCTGCGCCAACAATTGGATCTACCCGCAGAGCCGCTGCCGGTGCAAACCGTTGCGCATATGCGCTGCGAGACCAATCAAAGCGATGAAGAGTACGGCGCCGTTGTTCGGGAGATGCAGAAAGCGATTCGCAGCGGCGAAATTTTCCAGGTTGTCCCGTCGCGCCGCTTTACGCTGCCTTGCCCTTCGCCGCTGGCCGCTTATGAAGTGCTGAAAAAGAGCAACCCCAGCCCGTATATGTTTTTCATGCAGGACGATGATTTCGCCCTGTTCGGCGCATCGCCGGAAAGCTCACTGAAATACGACGCCAGCAACCGTCAGATTGAGATCTACCCCATCGCCGGAACGCGCCCGCGCGGTCGTCGCCCGGATGGTTCGCTGGATCGCGATCTCGACAGCCGTATCGAACTCGATATGCGTACCGACCATAAAGAACTTTCTGAGCACCTGATGCTGGTCGATCTGGCGCGTAACGATCTGGCGCGCATCTGTACACCAGGTAGCCGTTATGTTGCCGACCTGACAAAAGTGGATCGTTACTCCTACGTTATGCACCTGGTTTCCCGCGTGGTGGGTGAATTGCGTCAGGATCTGGATGTGCTGCACGCTTACCGCGCCTGCATGAACATGGGAACGCTTAGCGGCGCACCGAAAGTCCGCGCCATGCAACTGATTGCCCAGGCCGAAGGGGCTCGACGCGGCAGCTATGGCGGCGCTGTCGGTTACTTCACCGCTCACGGCGATCTGGATACCTGCATTGTCATTCGTTCTGCGTGGGTTGAAGACGGTATTGCCACCGTTCAGGCCGGAGCAGGCGTGGTACTGGATTCTGTACCGCAGTCTGAAGCCGATGAAACCCGTAATAAAGCTCGCGCGGTTCTGCGCGCCATTGCCACCGCACACCACGCACAGGAGACGTTCTGA